The Pelmatolapia mariae isolate MD_Pm_ZW linkage group LG10_11, Pm_UMD_F_2, whole genome shotgun sequence genome includes a region encoding these proteins:
- the bola1 gene encoding bolA-like protein 1, translating to MLPSVLRCARPVSSHPALTRPFAHFRPHMDPDPSRPVQRAITTKLTDALKPDHLEVHNESHMHAVPPGSESHFRVLVVSSKFEGLPLIQRHRLVNEALKEELSSCVHALAIQAKTPEQWQSNPTVAKSPPCMGGSKGDHTVEEKLKAGRE from the coding sequence ATGCTTCCCAGTGTCCTCCGCTGTGCTCGGCCCGTATCTTCCCATCCTGCTTTAACCCGTCCCTTTGCCCACTTCAGACCACATATGGACCCAGACCCCAGCCGGCCCGTTCAAAGGGCTATCACAACCAAACTGACCGACGCGCTGAAGCCAGACCACTTAGAAGTCCACAATGAAAGTCACATGCACGCTGTGCCCCCCGGTTCGGAATCCCATTTCCGTGTCCTTGTTGTCAGCTCCAAATTTGAGGGCCTGCCACTGATTCAGCGTCACCGTCTGGTTAATGAAGCTTTGAAGGAGGAGTTAAGTAGCTGTGTTCATGCACTGGCGATCCAAGCAAAGACTCCTGAGCAGTGGCAAAGTAACCCTACCGTGGCTAAGAGTCCGCCCTGCATGGGAGGTTCGAAAGGTGATCACACAGTGGAGGAGAAGTTAAAGGCTGGGCGAGAATGA